In the Nocardioides marmotae genome, ATCACCTCGACGGCGGTGAACCGCTCGTCGGTGAGCCACCGCTCGCGCAGGGTGTCCACCCGTCCGTCGGTGACCGGGGGCCACATCTCGCAGGGGGTGAAGTCGTCGAGGACGACGATCCCGCCGCTCTCGACGAGGTCGGCCACGGCGTCGACGCCGACCTCGGTGGGCTCACCGGAGTCGAGGAACAGCAACGAGAACGGGCCCTTGTCCAGCAGCGTGGACCAGTCGGCGGAGAGCACCTCGACCTGCGGGTCGTCGGCGAAGATCTCGGCGGCCGCGCCGGCCAGCCGGGGGTCGAGCTCGGCGGTGACGATGCGGGTGGCGTCGTCGGTCACGCCCGAGCGCAGCCAGGCGGTGCCGACGCCGCAACCGGTGCCGAACTCCGCCATCGTCCCGGTGCGGGTCGCGGCGAGGGTGGCCAGCAGCCGCCCGGTCTCGTTGCGGCAGAAGGACACGTAGCCCGAGCGCCGCGAGACCGCGAACGCACGGGACACCACGTCGGGGAGGTCGGGCGGTGCGCTCATGCGGGGGAGTCTCCCATCCCGGGACGGATGTCTCGGATCGCGGGACGGTTCGGCGGAACCCCTGGTGCGCGGCGGGGAGGGCGGCGTAGGTTCGCCGCCATCATGCGGAGCGTCTTCGTACTCATCGAGCGCCGCGGCGAGGCCCAGCAGTAACCACTGCACGTGAGGCCCCCTCGCCGCGGTGGTCGGCGTTGCTCCCGGGCCTCACTCCTCGCACCACCCGCCGCCCGTGACGGGCAGCGGCCCGAAGACGCCACCGCGGCGGATCAGCCCCAGCACGTGCGCGATCCGCATCCCTGTCGGTCCTCGGCCCACGCGACCCGTGCGGCCGTCGTTCCTCCGCGGGGCGTCTCCCGGGCATACCTCATCGACGCCGAGTCGACCCCGAGAAGACACCGACACCGGAGGAGAGACCGATGTACGACATGTATCCCGAGTGGGGACCCGCCAGCCACAACCCGGAGAACCCGCGCAGCCACGAGGCCGTGCAGCG is a window encoding:
- a CDS encoding O-methyltransferase, translating into MSAPPDLPDVVSRAFAVSRRSGYVSFCRNETGRLLATLAATRTGTMAEFGTGCGVGTAWLRSGVTDDATRIVTAELDPRLAGAAAEIFADDPQVEVLSADWSTLLDKGPFSLLFLDSGEPTEVGVDAVADLVESGGIVVLDDFTPCEMWPPVTDGRVDTLRERWLTDERFTAVEVMVASDAATLIATKR